In one Methylocaldum szegediense genomic region, the following are encoded:
- a CDS encoding class I SAM-dependent methyltransferase: protein MPVPLYFFSDIAWDDDDTMPASTGSAVYGEFLNECVACRGGNLRFWRRKRYQYTSNSSVEAFHIWRCSDCGTGFLNRPPHPDWLKAIYQLSGQALTEPVTAADVLARETKFPNMTVDAARMARDADRYNSSGNKRALDIGSGFGFYTQALRKAGYRTVSINPGKYENAVFKEINGDDPIPVMFDSFQDSEPFGVVVMSQVLEHLLEPERAVKKVFGLLAQGGVLACAVPNFESFAVKLLGTRDNACLWVPEHVNYFTEKGLRILLEKSGFKVMKTEYITRIQPNALAKRINGGKLLSDLLEFLVINLQGPFSRIVDSLGMGTYINVYAVKA from the coding sequence ATGCCTGTGCCACTGTACTTTTTCTCCGATATCGCCTGGGACGACGACGATACGATGCCGGCGTCGACGGGTTCTGCCGTCTACGGGGAGTTTCTGAACGAATGCGTAGCTTGCAGAGGCGGGAATCTCCGCTTCTGGCGCAGGAAACGGTACCAATACACGTCGAACAGCAGCGTCGAGGCTTTCCATATCTGGCGCTGCTCTGACTGCGGCACGGGCTTTCTGAACCGGCCGCCACACCCGGACTGGCTGAAGGCGATCTACCAGCTCTCAGGACAGGCGCTCACCGAGCCAGTCACGGCTGCCGATGTGCTCGCGCGTGAAACGAAGTTCCCGAATATGACGGTAGACGCTGCACGTATGGCCCGCGACGCTGATCGATACAACAGTTCCGGAAACAAGAGGGCGCTGGATATCGGTTCAGGTTTCGGGTTCTACACACAAGCGTTGAGGAAAGCCGGGTATCGGACCGTCAGCATCAACCCCGGCAAATACGAGAATGCGGTTTTCAAAGAAATCAACGGAGACGACCCGATACCTGTCATGTTCGATTCGTTCCAGGATTCGGAACCATTTGGCGTGGTCGTCATGTCGCAGGTTCTGGAGCACCTGTTGGAACCTGAGCGGGCGGTAAAAAAGGTATTCGGGCTGTTGGCGCAGGGTGGGGTTTTGGCTTGCGCCGTGCCCAACTTCGAATCGTTTGCGGTGAAATTGCTCGGTACTCGGGATAACGCCTGCTTATGGGTGCCGGAACACGTCAATTACTTCACCGAAAAAGGCCTGCGAATACTGCTTGAAAAGAGCGGATTTAAGGTAATGAAGACGGAGTACATTACCCGGATTCAACCGAATGCGCTGGCCAAGCGGATAAATGGCGGCAAGCTTTTGTCGGATCTCCTGGAATTTTTAGTGATAAACCTGCAAGGACCGTTCTCCCGTATTGTCGATTCTCTGGGGATGGGCACGTATATCAACGTGTACGCCGTCAAAGCATAA
- a CDS encoding lipopolysaccharide biosynthesis protein, producing MANRSVNAAGGRRIFGDASWALFGQVGSGLVLLLGTRIITEMVSPAVYGQVALLTGIVALGVGIFAYPFVCAGMRLLPECLNAGERTALYRGVRRLTARSSFVAMSFLAFGGAAYSRMTGFDPWLFAIAALLFFVTVRREMGFQLLIGERRQRDASLWQASDSILRPLFAILLVWLWGPDAAWVLLGYVLASVAANTVWSFVHDRERSRKVRPRAVTLKQLERDLRVYALPLIPMELLSWFSGLGARYIVGYLMSAADVGVYAAAYTLTNEAFNRSAIVLLRTFQPVYFQHVSAGEKEQAFKIYWIWLGCVAAMGIGGVAALFVLKDWVAALLLAETYQSAAVLMPIIGAGCALQALGMVAGQPLLAVKRTRPLLVGRLLGAITAAVATPLMIRAYGLTGAAVAAPVYFGVEALVMALLARPWRKIGAVRKEETWVVRKSALPLGEG from the coding sequence ATGGCGAACCGATCCGTTAACGCCGCGGGTGGGCGGCGCATCTTCGGAGACGCCTCCTGGGCATTGTTCGGCCAGGTAGGGTCCGGCCTCGTGCTGTTGCTGGGTACTCGGATCATTACCGAAATGGTTTCGCCGGCGGTTTACGGGCAGGTCGCCTTGTTGACCGGTATCGTGGCGCTCGGCGTTGGCATCTTCGCCTATCCGTTCGTTTGTGCGGGCATGCGTCTGCTGCCGGAGTGCTTGAACGCCGGAGAGCGGACCGCCTTGTATCGGGGCGTGCGCCGCCTGACGGCGCGTTCAAGTTTCGTTGCCATGTCGTTCCTGGCGTTTGGAGGGGCGGCGTACAGTCGAATGACCGGGTTTGACCCATGGTTGTTCGCGATTGCTGCCCTACTTTTTTTTGTCACCGTCCGCCGGGAAATGGGGTTTCAGTTGCTGATCGGCGAGCGTCGGCAGCGCGATGCCAGTCTGTGGCAGGCCAGCGACAGCATTTTGCGGCCACTGTTCGCCATTCTGCTGGTGTGGCTGTGGGGGCCGGACGCCGCCTGGGTGTTGCTGGGATATGTCTTGGCTAGCGTTGCCGCGAATACGGTCTGGTCGTTTGTGCATGACCGGGAGCGGAGCAGAAAGGTACGGCCTCGCGCAGTAACCCTTAAGCAGCTTGAACGGGATCTCAGGGTTTATGCGCTGCCGTTGATTCCGATGGAGCTGCTGTCCTGGTTCAGCGGGCTGGGCGCCCGGTATATCGTCGGCTACCTCATGAGCGCGGCGGATGTGGGCGTTTACGCCGCCGCTTACACCTTGACTAATGAAGCGTTCAACCGTAGCGCCATTGTGCTGTTGCGCACCTTCCAGCCGGTTTATTTCCAACACGTTTCGGCCGGCGAAAAAGAACAGGCGTTCAAGATCTATTGGATTTGGCTGGGCTGTGTGGCCGCCATGGGGATAGGGGGTGTTGCGGCCTTGTTTGTGCTGAAAGACTGGGTCGCCGCCTTGTTATTGGCGGAAACCTATCAATCGGCAGCCGTCCTCATGCCCATCATCGGGGCCGGCTGCGCGCTGCAGGCCTTGGGCATGGTGGCAGGGCAGCCGCTGTTGGCGGTGAAGCGGACCCGCCCCCTTCTGGTCGGGCGCCTGCTCGGGGCGATAACCGCCGCCGTCGCCACACCCTTGATGATCCGGGCATACGGTCTGACCGGTGCGGCCGTGGCGGCGCCGGTCTATTTCGGAGTCGAAGCGCTGGTCATGGCGTTATTGGCGAGGCCGTGGCGGAAGATCGGTGCGGTTCGGAAGGAGGAGACGTGGGTAGTCAGGAAATCCGCTCTGCCTCTGGGGGAGGGCTAG
- a CDS encoding glycosyltransferase family 2 protein, with amino-acid sequence MSDCRLTVVILTKNEEDNLPRCLDAIPNRYPVVVVDSGSIDRTVQIAKQRGCTVFENPWPGFSEQRNFALRHCNIKTRWVLFIDADEIYPAKFYNWFESYIASSDSVDVVMVPSILYLRGKRLNYAPGYPIYHPRLVRRDTTKFVTNHTGHGEAVIDTCRISYSPIPYEHYFYNGEIIEWMHKHIGKAALEVRPRPTKGAVMTTRGRLSVWLGRSAFRIFARFLYHFVVRRGFLDGFAGFEFALMFTWYEATIYLQAKAGCESEVGSLQGRETLLEGNP; translated from the coding sequence ATGAGCGATTGTAGGCTGACCGTGGTTATTTTGACCAAGAACGAGGAAGATAATCTTCCTCGTTGCTTAGACGCAATACCTAATCGATACCCTGTCGTCGTCGTAGACTCTGGAAGTATCGATCGGACAGTCCAGATCGCGAAGCAGCGCGGATGCACGGTTTTCGAAAACCCTTGGCCGGGTTTTTCTGAGCAACGCAATTTCGCGCTTCGGCATTGCAATATCAAGACGCGCTGGGTTTTGTTTATCGACGCGGACGAAATTTATCCCGCGAAATTCTATAACTGGTTCGAATCGTATATCGCAAGCTCGGACTCAGTCGATGTGGTGATGGTTCCGTCGATTCTCTATCTGCGCGGAAAACGCCTGAATTACGCGCCGGGCTACCCGATTTACCACCCGAGACTGGTGCGCAGGGATACCACGAAATTCGTCACTAATCATACCGGCCACGGCGAAGCCGTGATTGATACCTGCCGAATCTCGTATTCGCCCATTCCATACGAACATTATTTCTATAACGGCGAAATCATCGAATGGATGCATAAGCACATTGGAAAAGCGGCGCTGGAGGTGCGACCGCGGCCTACCAAGGGCGCCGTCATGACGACCCGCGGCCGCTTGAGTGTTTGGCTGGGACGCTCGGCGTTCCGGATATTTGCCCGATTTCTCTATCACTTCGTGGTGCGGCGCGGGTTTCTGGATGGCTTCGCTGGCTTTGAATTCGCGCTGATGTTTACTTGGTACGAAGCCACGATATACCTGCAGGCGAAAGCGGGGTGCGAATCGGAGGTTGGCTCGCTTCAAGGACGTGAAACCTTGCTCGAAGGCAATCCTTGA
- a CDS encoding glycosyltransferase family 2 protein: protein MKCSLVLATLGRDIELMYFLNSLQNQTYRDFELIIIDQNKDGKIDSVLRSCRMNFPVKHLKVDFKGNSRARDYGIRFAQGEIIAFPDDDCVYENDVLEKVVEEFRSKPDIAILSAGSYDFSKTHFSIGVNSKYPRRFSQYYMMGVEFTHFFHLNRVDRSEFYLDHDFGIGSKYPGAEGFELLYRLLRAGNKAFYDPRIKIYHADKDNYHVGTDRMLLYSAGVGAYIRKFTNEYDLSMLYFIVRKMVVAPLLKMAVALMLGNRKRLIYSYNNLVGIWRGFCAYGR from the coding sequence ATGAAATGTTCGCTTGTCCTAGCGACCCTGGGAAGGGATATCGAGTTAATGTATTTCTTGAATTCTCTACAGAACCAGACCTATAGAGATTTCGAGCTGATCATCATCGACCAGAACAAGGATGGAAAGATAGATTCCGTTCTAAGGTCGTGCAGAATGAATTTTCCGGTAAAACACCTTAAAGTGGATTTCAAAGGGAATTCTAGGGCCAGAGATTACGGAATTCGGTTCGCCCAAGGAGAAATTATCGCCTTTCCGGATGACGACTGCGTTTATGAGAACGACGTGTTAGAAAAAGTGGTCGAGGAATTCAGGAGCAAGCCCGATATCGCCATTTTATCGGCCGGTTCTTACGATTTTTCGAAGACCCATTTCAGCATAGGTGTGAATTCGAAATATCCCAGGCGGTTTTCGCAGTATTACATGATGGGTGTCGAATTTACCCATTTCTTTCATTTGAACAGGGTGGATCGGAGCGAGTTTTATCTGGATCACGATTTCGGCATAGGCTCGAAATATCCTGGTGCGGAAGGCTTCGAGCTCTTGTACCGCTTACTCCGTGCAGGCAATAAGGCGTTTTATGATCCCAGGATAAAGATCTATCACGCCGACAAAGACAATTATCATGTCGGGACCGATCGAATGCTTTTATATTCCGCCGGCGTCGGCGCCTATATCCGGAAATTCACGAACGAATACGATTTATCGATGCTGTATTTCATCGTGAGAAAAATGGTGGTTGCGCCTTTGCTGAAAATGGCCGTAGCCCTAATGTTGGGCAATCGGAAACGGTTGATTTATTCGTATAACAACCTGGTCGGCATCTGGCGCGGCTTTTGTGCATACGGGAGATGA